One Halalkalicoccus tibetensis genomic region harbors:
- a CDS encoding PPC domain-containing DNA-binding protein — MHYREVETRREFVARMETGADWREEIETLAEAAEIDAGFFYALGAVQDAEVLFYDQREKEYESVSFEEPLEVAACMGNVSWLNAERFAHTHAVLSRPSGQAIAGHLDSGTVFAGECYMREFEGELVREFDETTGLDLWL; from the coding sequence ATGCACTACCGCGAGGTCGAGACGCGACGGGAGTTCGTTGCTCGGATGGAGACGGGTGCCGACTGGCGCGAGGAGATCGAGACCCTCGCCGAGGCGGCCGAGATCGACGCGGGCTTCTTCTACGCGCTCGGCGCGGTCCAGGACGCGGAGGTCCTGTTCTACGACCAGCGCGAGAAGGAGTACGAGTCCGTCAGCTTCGAGGAGCCCCTCGAGGTCGCCGCCTGCATGGGCAACGTCTCGTGGCTGAACGCAGAGCGCTTCGCCCACACCCACGCGGTGCTCTCGCGGCCGAGCGGCCAGGCGATCGCGGGCCACCTCGATTCGGGCACCGTCTTCGCCGGCGAGTGTTACATGCGCGAGTTCGAGGGCGAGCTCGTCAGGGAGTTCGACGAGACGACCGGGCTCGACCTCTGGCTGTAA
- a CDS encoding CBS domain-containing protein, which translates to MKVADAMTPRAELVTVELPGSRDDALEYLQERGFSSVPVVKEEDGSEEFRGLVSREGLIERPDEDQLALLLEEVPTTTEDASIEELAGLMVREGARRIPVVDGHLEGIVTVTDVIRAIAEGNVAGDAEVGEIAARHVNGVYAGTPLPVAERELHYANEPYGVVLDDDADPCGILTEVDVLDVAEVVEGEERTGDSMASDDSDWKWESIKAVGNRYLPTRNVEIPAAPVSEFMTEDVVTVTKRKTAQDAAQLMIRNDIEQIPLMSGDELSGIVQDTHLLEALDER; encoded by the coding sequence ATGAAAGTCGCAGACGCGATGACGCCGCGCGCGGAGCTCGTGACCGTCGAGCTGCCGGGGTCGCGCGACGACGCGCTCGAGTACCTCCAGGAGCGTGGGTTCTCCTCGGTGCCGGTGGTCAAGGAGGAGGACGGCTCCGAGGAGTTCCGCGGACTGGTCTCCCGGGAGGGGCTGATCGAGCGGCCCGACGAGGACCAGCTCGCGCTGCTGCTGGAGGAGGTGCCGACGACGACCGAGGACGCCTCGATCGAGGAGCTCGCGGGGCTGATGGTCCGCGAGGGTGCGCGCCGTATCCCCGTCGTTGACGGCCATCTCGAGGGGATCGTGACGGTCACCGACGTGATCCGTGCGATCGCCGAGGGGAACGTCGCGGGCGACGCCGAAGTCGGCGAAATCGCCGCCAGACACGTCAACGGCGTCTACGCCGGGACACCGCTGCCGGTCGCCGAGCGCGAGCTCCACTACGCGAACGAGCCCTACGGCGTCGTCCTCGACGACGACGCCGACCCCTGTGGGATCCTCACCGAGGTCGACGTCCTCGACGTCGCGGAGGTCGTCGAGGGCGAGGAGCGCACCGGCGACAGCATGGCCAGCGACGACAGCGACTGGAAGTGGGAGAGCATCAAGGCCGTCGGCAACCGGTATCTCCCGACCCGGAACGTCGAGATCCCGGCCGCCCCCGTGAGCGAGTTCATGACCGAGGACGTCGTGACGGTGACGAAACGCAAGACGGCACAGGACGCCGCCCAGCTCATGATCCGCAACGACATCGAGCAGATCCCGCTGATGAGCGGCGACGAGCTGAGCGGAATCGTCCAGGACACCCACCTCTTGGAGGCGCTCGATGAGCGATAG
- the glyS gene encoding glycine--tRNA ligase yields MSDSENENESEGRTLAELAKRRGFFFPSNGVYGGTAGFYTYGPEGAALKRHLEDAWRDRFTVKEGNQEIEAPTVMPEAVFEASGHLDGFDDMLVECADCGESHRADHLIEDDTAIEDAEALEIAEVEELIREHELVCPSCGTALAGQPVEDFNLMFETTIGPGSGQTGYMRPETAQGIFVEFPQLAEYARNKLPFGVTQIGPAYRNEISPRKGVIRVREFTQAELEQFVDPERDEPDLSRVSDVEVTLYPIENQREEGSEYVETTVGEAVEEGTIASEWVAYYLGIAQEWYERVGIDMDRFRFRQHLPGERAHYASDCWDAEAELGGDWVEIAGFAYRGDYDLSKHAEHSGEEFTVFEQYDEPIHTERATVDPDMSYLGPEFGGKAGEIADALETLAERDRAAFEDESVSVEVDGESYEIPTERTGFSVEEVTESGEHVTPHVVEPSFGVGRTLYAVFAHAYREDEVDGEERSYLSLPPEMAPTTVGVFPLMDRDGMGERARTVASELREAGLEVSYDDSGNIGRRYRRQDEVGTPFCVTVDYESLEDDTVTLRDRDSTDQARVPIAELPVLLTDLREGSRSFDAVADEGEELSTEPENPAE; encoded by the coding sequence ATGAGCGATAGCGAGAACGAGAATGAAAGCGAGGGCCGTACGCTCGCCGAACTCGCGAAACGGCGGGGCTTCTTCTTCCCCTCGAACGGCGTCTATGGGGGGACCGCCGGCTTCTACACCTACGGCCCCGAGGGCGCGGCGCTCAAACGCCACCTCGAGGACGCCTGGCGCGACCGTTTTACGGTGAAGGAGGGCAATCAGGAGATCGAGGCGCCGACGGTGATGCCCGAGGCGGTCTTCGAGGCCTCCGGGCATCTCGACGGGTTCGACGACATGCTCGTCGAGTGTGCCGACTGTGGCGAGAGCCACCGGGCGGACCACCTGATCGAGGACGACACCGCGATCGAGGACGCCGAAGCCCTGGAGATCGCGGAGGTCGAGGAGCTGATCCGCGAGCACGAGCTGGTCTGTCCGTCGTGTGGGACCGCGCTGGCCGGCCAGCCCGTCGAGGACTTCAACCTCATGTTCGAGACGACCATCGGGCCGGGGTCGGGCCAGACGGGCTACATGCGCCCCGAGACGGCCCAGGGGATCTTCGTCGAGTTCCCCCAACTGGCCGAGTACGCCCGCAACAAGCTCCCCTTCGGCGTCACCCAGATCGGCCCGGCCTACCGCAATGAGATCAGCCCCCGCAAGGGCGTGATCCGGGTCCGGGAGTTCACGCAGGCCGAGCTCGAGCAGTTCGTCGACCCCGAGCGCGACGAGCCGGACCTCTCGCGGGTGTCGGACGTCGAAGTGACGCTCTACCCCATCGAGAACCAGCGCGAGGAGGGAAGCGAGTACGTCGAGACCACGGTCGGCGAGGCCGTCGAGGAGGGAACCATCGCCAGCGAGTGGGTCGCCTACTACCTGGGGATCGCCCAGGAGTGGTACGAGCGGGTCGGCATCGACATGGATCGATTCAGGTTCCGCCAGCACCTCCCCGGGGAACGCGCACACTACGCGAGCGACTGCTGGGACGCCGAGGCCGAACTCGGCGGCGACTGGGTCGAGATCGCCGGCTTCGCCTACCGGGGCGACTACGACCTCTCGAAGCACGCCGAGCACTCCGGCGAGGAGTTCACCGTCTTCGAGCAGTACGACGAGCCGATCCACACGGAGCGCGCGACCGTCGACCCCGACATGAGCTATCTGGGCCCGGAGTTCGGCGGAAAGGCCGGGGAGATCGCCGACGCGCTCGAAACGCTCGCCGAGCGGGATCGAGCGGCGTTCGAGGACGAGAGCGTGAGCGTCGAAGTGGACGGCGAGAGCTACGAGATCCCGACCGAGAGGACGGGCTTCTCGGTCGAGGAGGTCACGGAGTCGGGCGAGCACGTCACGCCCCACGTGGTCGAGCCCTCCTTCGGGGTGGGTCGGACGCTGTACGCGGTGTTCGCCCACGCCTACCGGGAGGACGAGGTCGACGGCGAGGAGCGAAGCTACCTCTCGCTGCCCCCGGAGATGGCGCCCACGACGGTCGGGGTGTTCCCGCTGATGGACCGCGACGGGATGGGCGAGCGCGCCCGGACGGTCGCGAGCGAGCTCCGGGAAGCGGGCTTGGAGGTGAGCTACGACGACTCGGGCAACATCGGGCGACGCTACCGCCGGCAGGACGAGGTCGGCACGCCGTTCTGCGTGACGGTCGACTACGAGAGCCTGGAGGACGACACCGTCACCCTGCGCGACCGCGACTCGACCGACCAGGCCCGGGTGCCGATCGCGGAGCTCCCGGTGCTGTTGACCGATCTGCGCGAGGGATCGCGGTCGTTCGACGCGGTCGCGGACGAAGGCGAAGAGCTATCGACCGAGCCGGAGAACCCGGCGGAGTAG
- a CDS encoding dolichol kinase produces MAEIGRRLVHASGTLAPLIYLIGVLTWEQLGWLLVLGVGIAMALEFVRLRVGLDWWVYEELTREYEQEKVAGYALYMVGMAAVALAVPPEIALPAMFMLAIGDPVGGYLGGGAEKKSPLALGAVFVVCLLFALPFLPVVAAVLGALAATAADGYLVSVRGYVVDDNLTIPLSAALAMWVGVVVV; encoded by the coding sequence GTGGCGGAGATCGGCCGGCGATTGGTGCACGCGAGCGGGACGTTAGCGCCCCTGATCTACCTGATCGGGGTGCTGACGTGGGAGCAGCTGGGCTGGCTGCTCGTCCTCGGCGTCGGGATCGCGATGGCCCTCGAGTTCGTGCGCCTGCGGGTGGGGCTCGACTGGTGGGTCTACGAGGAGCTCACCCGCGAGTACGAACAGGAGAAGGTCGCGGGCTACGCGCTCTACATGGTCGGGATGGCCGCCGTGGCGCTCGCAGTTCCACCGGAAATCGCACTCCCCGCGATGTTCATGCTCGCGATCGGCGATCCGGTGGGTGGGTATCTCGGCGGGGGCGCGGAGAAGAAGTCCCCGCTCGCGCTCGGAGCGGTCTTCGTCGTCTGCCTGCTCTTTGCGCTCCCCTTCCTCCCGGTCGTGGCCGCGGTGCTCGGGGCGCTCGCGGCGACTGCCGCCGACGGCTATCTGGTCTCAGTTCGGGGATACGTCGTCGACGACAACCTGACGATCCCGCTTTCGGCGGCGCTGGCGATGTGGGTCGGGGTCGTAGTGGTGTGA
- a CDS encoding DEAD/DEAH box helicase: MAATDEGIPRVDHPLLTPGFIERRLYQIQLAGKAKTAHTLVCLPTGLGKTTVSLLVTAERLNDLRGKALFLAPTKPLVEQHAEFYRDALEIPDEEIVVFTGEVRPDDRAALWDDATIVIATPQVVENDLVGGRVSLSDVTHLTFDECHRATGDYSYVYIAERYHGDAEDPLVTGMSASPGGDEEAILEVCENLGITEVEVMTEDDSDVAEYTHDTEVEWKRIEVPEEIIEIRDALNEVVKDRLEKLKELGVLDSARVDISRKELFGVRSELQKLIQNDQSEGYQGMSIHAEVMKIKHAVEVVESQGVEALEAYFERLRNEARSSGASKASQRLVSEPKVREAMRKADAYDDLHPKLSETRRLAIETLIEGGSRVIVFTEYRDTAETLTEFLSEHVDARRFVGQGDKEGSSGMTQKEQREVLDDFRDGEFDVLVSTSVAEEGLDVPEVDLVLFYEPVPTAIRAIQRKGRTGRQDEGRVVVLLAEDTRDEAYFWISRRREKEMESELRKLKGVADEVEEQLDPSQRQLADFDAAETGDEGSEENGSDDLSHGLESYASEAEGESGEEDADGEVGSEDAGEVGVEAATPDPDGGIEIVADQRELDSTIARDLSTREGIETRLETLEVGDYVLSDRVAVERKSVTDFLDTLVGGDRSVFEQVGDMARFYSRPVVIIEGEGLYDERNVHPNAIRGALASLAIDFGTSVLRTDDEADTADLLAVIAGREQETADREVSVHGKKSSKTLAEQQEYVVGSIADIGPVTARSLLAEFGSVEAVLTASEEELLAAEGVGEVTADRIREVVASDYDR, from the coding sequence ATGGCCGCCACGGACGAGGGGATTCCCCGGGTCGATCACCCCCTCCTCACGCCGGGCTTCATCGAACGCCGGCTCTACCAGATCCAGCTCGCCGGGAAGGCGAAGACCGCCCACACGCTGGTCTGTCTCCCGACCGGGCTGGGCAAGACGACCGTCAGCCTGCTCGTGACCGCGGAGCGACTGAACGACCTCAGGGGGAAGGCGCTCTTTCTCGCGCCGACGAAGCCGCTCGTCGAGCAGCACGCCGAGTTCTACCGCGACGCCCTCGAGATCCCCGACGAGGAGATCGTCGTCTTCACCGGGGAGGTCCGTCCCGACGACCGCGCGGCGCTGTGGGACGACGCGACCATCGTGATCGCCACCCCGCAGGTCGTCGAGAACGACCTCGTCGGCGGGCGAGTCTCCCTGTCGGACGTCACCCACCTCACCTTCGACGAGTGTCACCGCGCGACCGGCGACTACTCCTACGTCTACATCGCCGAACGCTATCACGGGGACGCCGAGGACCCGCTCGTGACGGGGATGAGCGCCTCGCCCGGCGGCGACGAGGAGGCGATCCTCGAGGTCTGTGAGAACCTCGGGATCACCGAGGTCGAGGTGATGACCGAGGACGACTCGGACGTCGCGGAGTACACCCACGACACCGAGGTCGAGTGGAAGCGCATCGAGGTGCCCGAGGAGATCATCGAGATCCGCGACGCGCTCAACGAGGTGGTCAAGGACCGCCTGGAGAAGCTCAAGGAGCTAGGTGTGCTCGACTCCGCCCGAGTCGACATCTCGCGCAAGGAGCTGTTCGGGGTGCGAAGCGAGCTCCAGAAGCTCATCCAGAACGACCAGTCCGAGGGCTATCAGGGCATGTCGATCCACGCGGAGGTGATGAAGATCAAGCACGCCGTCGAGGTCGTCGAGTCCCAGGGCGTCGAGGCGCTCGAAGCCTACTTCGAGCGGCTTCGCAACGAGGCCCGTTCGTCGGGGGCGTCGAAGGCGAGCCAGCGCCTCGTCAGCGAGCCCAAAGTCAGGGAAGCGATGCGGAAGGCCGACGCGTACGACGACCTCCATCCGAAGCTCTCTGAAACCCGCCGGCTCGCCATCGAGACGCTGATCGAGGGCGGGAGCCGGGTGATCGTCTTCACCGAGTACCGCGACACCGCCGAAACCCTCACCGAGTTCCTCTCGGAGCACGTCGACGCCCGGCGGTTCGTCGGTCAGGGCGACAAGGAGGGCAGTTCGGGGATGACCCAGAAGGAGCAGCGGGAGGTGCTCGACGACTTTCGAGATGGGGAGTTCGACGTGCTGGTCTCGACCTCGGTCGCCGAGGAGGGTCTCGACGTTCCCGAAGTGGATCTCGTCCTCTTCTACGAGCCGGTCCCGACCGCGATCCGGGCGATCCAGCGCAAAGGGCGGACGGGGCGCCAGGACGAGGGCCGCGTGGTCGTCCTGCTCGCGGAGGACACCCGCGACGAGGCGTACTTCTGGATCTCGCGACGCCGGGAGAAGGAGATGGAGTCCGAACTCCGGAAGCTGAAGGGCGTCGCCGATGAGGTCGAGGAGCAGCTCGATCCGAGCCAGCGCCAGCTCGCCGACTTCGACGCTGCGGAGACAGGGGACGAGGGGAGCGAGGAGAACGGATCGGACGACCTGTCCCACGGGCTCGAGTCCTATGCGTCGGAAGCGGAGGGCGAAAGCGGCGAGGAGGATGCGGACGGGGAAGTAGGATCCGAGGACGCTGGCGAGGTCGGCGTCGAAGCCGCGACGCCCGACCCCGACGGGGGGATCGAGATCGTCGCCGACCAGCGCGAGCTCGATTCGACGATCGCGCGGGACCTCTCGACCCGGGAGGGGATCGAGACTCGTTTGGAGACCCTCGAAGTCGGCGACTACGTCCTCTCCGATCGGGTTGCAGTCGAGCGAAAGTCGGTGACCGACTTCCTCGACACCCTCGTGGGCGGGGACCGTTCGGTGTTCGAGCAGGTCGGCGACATGGCCCGCTTCTACTCCCGGCCGGTAGTGATAATCGAGGGCGAGGGGCTCTACGACGAGCGGAACGTCCACCCTAACGCGATCCGGGGGGCGCTCGCGAGCCTCGCGATCGACTTCGGCACATCGGTCCTGCGAACCGATGACGAGGCGGACACGGCGGATCTGCTGGCCGTGATCGCCGGGCGCGAACAGGAGACCGCCGACCGCGAGGTGAGCGTCCACGGCAAGAAGTCCTCGAAGACCCTCGCCGAACAGCAGGAGTACGTCGTCGGATCGATCGCCGACATCGGTCCCGTCACCGCCCGTTCGCTGCTCGCGGAGTTCGGCAGCGTCGAGGCCGTCCTGACCGCGAGCGAGGAGGAGCTGCTCGCGGCCGAGGGCGTCGGCGAGGTGACCGCCGACCGGATCCGCGAGGTCGTCGCGAGCGACTACGACCGATAA
- a CDS encoding acyl-CoA synthetase, whose translation MSTHNMADYDELCETFQWADVYGEADWDAPEELNVAHEVCDRHPSDRTALEYAGSEGERATLAFGDLAERSNRFANVLSGLVDRGDRVFSYMPRIPEHYVTLVGALKAGTVFGGINERFGPEGIAYRLDDCDAKVVITTGENRETVGRALEDAPSVERVVVVGEGRTGDLDFHEECGSASPEFETVRTSGEDDALLYYTSGTTGRAKGVLHEHRWIAGVAATQRFAVDLREEDLYWSTGDLGWLTGPINALGAWFWGTSQFTYEGEFDPEAWAGLLEEYPITVLFSVPTAYRMLREEESVLDGVDLDLRHALSIGEPLSAGVVDWGEDVLGVTIHDTYGQTETGNMIINNYPTMEIRPGSMGKPLPGIEAAVVDPGTGEPLPPGETGEIAQRGDYSSFFAGYWEQPEKTEECFVNGWYLSGDLGYLDQDGYFWFEGRADDVIISSGYRIGPFEVESSLGEHEAVAEAAVVPKSDPERGNVVKAYVVPSAGIEPSDELVGDIQNHVKRELAAHEYPREIEFADELPKTVTGKIRRTELREETV comes from the coding sequence CCGACTACGACGAGCTGTGCGAGACTTTCCAGTGGGCCGACGTCTACGGCGAGGCCGACTGGGACGCCCCCGAGGAGCTCAACGTCGCCCACGAGGTCTGCGATCGCCATCCCTCCGACCGAACCGCACTGGAGTACGCCGGGAGCGAGGGCGAGCGCGCGACGCTCGCCTTCGGCGACCTCGCGGAGCGCTCGAACCGCTTTGCGAACGTCCTCTCGGGGCTCGTCGATCGCGGCGACCGGGTGTTCTCCTACATGCCCCGCATACCGGAGCACTACGTCACGCTCGTCGGGGCTCTGAAGGCCGGCACCGTCTTCGGCGGGATCAACGAGCGCTTCGGCCCCGAGGGGATCGCCTACCGGCTCGACGACTGTGACGCGAAAGTCGTCATCACGACCGGCGAGAACCGTGAGACGGTCGGGAGGGCCCTCGAGGACGCCCCCTCGGTCGAACGCGTCGTCGTGGTCGGCGAGGGTCGGACAGGGGACCTCGACTTCCACGAGGAGTGCGGGTCGGCGAGCCCCGAGTTCGAGACCGTCCGGACCTCGGGGGAGGACGACGCCCTGCTCTACTACACCAGCGGGACCACCGGGAGGGCCAAGGGCGTGCTCCACGAACACCGCTGGATCGCGGGCGTCGCGGCGACCCAGCGGTTCGCGGTCGACCTCCGGGAGGAGGACCTCTACTGGTCGACCGGCGACCTGGGCTGGCTCACCGGCCCGATCAACGCGCTTGGCGCGTGGTTCTGGGGGACGAGCCAGTTCACCTACGAGGGCGAGTTCGACCCCGAGGCGTGGGCGGGCCTGCTCGAGGAGTATCCCATTACTGTCCTCTTCAGCGTTCCAACGGCCTACCGCATGCTCCGCGAGGAGGAGTCGGTGCTCGACGGGGTGGACCTGGACCTGCGCCACGCCCTCTCGATCGGCGAACCCCTCTCGGCGGGCGTCGTCGACTGGGGCGAGGACGTTCTGGGGGTGACGATCCACGACACCTACGGCCAGACCGAGACGGGCAACATGATCATCAACAACTACCCGACGATGGAGATCCGTCCCGGCAGCATGGGAAAGCCGCTCCCCGGGATCGAGGCTGCGGTCGTCGACCCCGGGACGGGCGAGCCACTCCCGCCGGGCGAGACCGGCGAGATCGCCCAGCGCGGGGACTACTCCTCTTTCTTCGCCGGATACTGGGAGCAGCCCGAGAAGACCGAGGAGTGTTTCGTGAACGGCTGGTATCTCTCAGGCGACCTCGGCTATCTCGACCAGGACGGGTACTTCTGGTTCGAGGGCCGGGCCGACGACGTGATAATTTCGTCGGGGTACAGAATCGGCCCCTTCGAGGTCGAGAGCTCGCTTGGCGAACACGAGGCCGTCGCGGAGGCCGCCGTCGTCCCCAAGTCCGACCCCGAACGGGGCAACGTCGTCAAGGCGTACGTCGTCCCGAGCGCCGGCATCGAGCCCTCCGACGAGCTCGTCGGCGACATCCAGAACCACGTCAAGCGCGAGCTCGCGGCCCACGAGTACCCCCGGGAGATCGAGTTCGCCGACGAGCTCCCGAAGACCGTCACGGGCAAGATCCGCCGCACCGAACTCCGCGAGGAGACCGTCTAG